The Numida meleagris isolate 19003 breed g44 Domestic line chromosome 12, NumMel1.0, whole genome shotgun sequence genome includes a window with the following:
- the PWWP2A gene encoding PWWP domain-containing protein 2A isoform X1: MAAMAAEAAATAAVPGDGGAGEAEPEMEPIPGSEAGADPPPAVTEAVESAVPDGEEADGGKGAPGEAEEPPPVQLARSPAGTREPEAERTETPPPSSPEVGSPQAELRGAVSPEPEERPQPCPPPAAHPQLLEERPQPCPTAAGGSVKREPGEEPSRPEEEEPDAAAAAEPERPLPAAPTGGEAEAPLLPGSEVRVTLDHIIEDALVVSFRLGEKLFSGVLMDLSKRFDIKSSFCLIPEDAMASHSLPSSWFGPHGIPVTIFPKREYKDKPEAMQLQSKPFQDEAQVKCESNAAVPDDSSLTQPSEPSLAKSLWTSKPPPLFHEGAPYPPPLFIRDTYNQSIPQPPPRKIKRPKRKMYREEPTSIMNAIKLRPRQVLCDKCKNSVVAEKKEIKKGGNASDSSKYEDNKKRRNESVTTVNKKLKTDHKVDGKSQNESQKRNAVVKVSNIAHSRSRVVKVTAQANTSKAQLNTKKVLQSKNMDHAKAREVLKMAKEKAQKKQSATSSSKNAHSKVHFTRRLQNTSSGSLPPRLRLKPQRYRNEENDSSLKTGLEKIRSGKMATKPQSRCSSTRSAGEAPSENQSPSKGPEEASSEVQDTSEVHVTVDQDEHQTLGKRGSKSNITVYMTLNQKKSDSSSASVCSSDSTDDLKSTNSECSSTESFDFPPGSMHAPSSSSSSSKEEKKLSNSLKMKVFSKKVSKCITPDGRTICVGDIVWAKIYGFPWWPARILTITVSRKDNGLLVRQEACISWFGSPTTSILALSQLSPFLENFQSRFNKKRKGLYRKAVTEAAKAAKQLTPEVRALLTQFET, translated from the exons atggcGGCTATGGCTGCGGAGGCGGCGGCGACTGCAGCGGTGCCGGGCGATGGGGGGGCGGGCGAAGCCGAGCCCGAGATGGAGCCCATCCCGGGCAGCGAGGCCGGCGCGGACCCTCCTCCCGCCGTCACCGAGGCCGTGGAGTCGGCGGTGCCCGACGGGGAGGAGGCCGACGGGGGAAAGGGTGCTCCCGGCGAGGCCGAGGAGCCGCCGCCCGTGCAGCTCGCCCGGAGCCCGGCCGGGACGCGGGAGCCGGAAGCCGAAAGGACGGAGACGCCGCCGCCCTCCAGCCCGGAGGTGGGTTCGCCGCAGGCCGAGCTCCGGGGAGCGGTCAGCCCGGAGCCCGAGGAGCGGCCGCAGCCctgcccgccgcccgccgcgcATCCCCAACTTCTCGAGGAGCGGCCGCAGCCCTGCCCTACGGCTGCCGGGGGCTCCGTGAAGCGGGAGCCCGGGGAGGAGCCGTCCCGgccggaggaggaggagccgGATGCTGCCGCCGCTGCGGAGCCCGAGCGCCCGCTGCCCGCGGCCCCGACCGGGGGGGAGGCGGAGGCGCCGCTGCTGCCCGGCTCCGAGGTGCGGGTCACCCTGGATCACATCATCGAGGACGCCCTGGTGGTCTCGTTCCGGCTGGGAGAGAAGCTGTTCTCCGGGGTCCTCATGGACCTCTCGAAAAG GTTTGATATAAAAAGTAGCTTCTGCCTCATCCCAGAAGATGCTATGGCTTCCCACTCATTACCTTCCAGTTG GTTTGGACCTCACGGAATCCCTGTGACCATATTTCCTAAAAGGGAATACAAGGATAAACCCGAAGCCATGCAGCTCCAAAGTAAACCATTCCAAGATGAGGCACAGGTGAAGTGTGAATCTAATGCTGCAGTCCCAGATGACTCTTCTCTCACGCAGCCATCAGAACCAAGCTTAGCTAAAAGCCTATGGACTTCTAAACCACCTCCTCTCTTCCATGAGGGAGCGCCATATCCTCCTCCTTTGTTTATCAGGGACACGTATAACCAGTCAATACCTCAGCCTCCGCCCCGGAAAATTAAGCGGCCCAAGCGTAAAATGTACAGGGAGGAACCCACTTCTATTATGAATGCTATCAAACTACGACCCCGACAGGTCTTATGTGACAAGTGCAAAAACAGTGTTGTTGcggaaaaaaaggaaataaaaaaaggtgGCAATGCAAGTGACTCTTCAAAATACGAGGATAATAAAAAACGAAGAAACGAGAGCGTGACTACTGTGAATAAAAAACTTAAGACTGACCACAAGGTGGATGGAAAAAGCCAAAATGAAAGCCAGAAAAGGAATGCTGTGGTCAAGGTTTCAAATATTgcccacagcagaagcagagtaGTTAAAGTTACTGCACAAGCAAATACTTCAAAAGCGCagttaaatacaaaaaaagttCTCCAGAGCAAAAACATGGATCATGCAAAAGCTCGGGAAGTCTTGAAAATGGCCAAAGAAAAGGCACAAAAGAAGCAGAGTGCAACCTCCTCTTCCAAAAATGCACATTCAAAGGTCCACTTCACACGGCGTCTTCAGAACACCAGCTCAGGTTCCCTCCCGCCCCGATTGCGTTTAAAGCCACAAAGATATCGGAATGAAGAAAATGACTCTTCTCTCAAGACAGGACTTGAGAAAATACGGAGTGGCAAGATGGCAACTAAGCCGCAGTCTCGCTGCTCCTCCACCCGCTCAGCAGGTGAGGCCCCTTCAGAAAATCAGAGCCCCTCAAAAGGCCCTGAAGAGGCCAGCAGTGAGGTTCAGGACACAAGTGAAGTGCATGTAACTGTTGATCAGGATGAACACCAGACATTGGGCAAGAGAGGCAGCAAAAGCAATATAACGGTTTACATGACCCTTAATCAAAAGAAATCTGACTCTTCCAGTGCATCAGTTTGTAGTAGCGATAGCACAGATGATTTGAAATCTACCAACTCTGAGTGTAGCTCTACTGAAAGCTTTGATTTTCCTCCAGGCAGCATGCATGcaccttcttcctcctcctcctcttcgaaggaagagaaaaagctcAGTAAttccttgaaaatgaaagtcttttccaaaaaaGTCTCTAAATGCATTACACCAGATGGCAGGACCATATGTGTAGGGGACATTGTTTGGGCCAAAATTTATGGCTTCCCTTGGTGGCCAGCCCGTATCCTGACCATAACCGTGAGCCGGAAAGATAATGGTCTTTTAGTTCGACAGGAGGCTTGTATATCATGGTTTGGGTCCCCAACAACGTCTATTCTTGCTCTTTCACAACTGTCCCCCTTTTTAGAGAACTTCCAGTCGCGCTTTAATAAGAAGAGAAAGGGTCTTTACCGCAAGGCCGTCACAGAGGCAGCTAAGGCTGCTAAGCAGCTGACTCCCGAAGTTCGGGCCCTGCTGACACAGTTTGAAACGTGA
- the PWWP2A gene encoding PWWP domain-containing protein 2A isoform X3: protein MAAMAAEAAATAAVPGDGGAGEAEPEMEPIPGSEAGADPPPAVTEAVESAVPDGEEADGGKGAPGEAEEPPPVQLARSPAGTREPEAERTETPPPSSPEVGSPQAELRGAVSPEPEERPQPCPPPAAHPQLLEERPQPCPTAAGGSVKREPGEEPSRPEEEEPDAAAAAEPERPLPAAPTGGEAEAPLLPGSEVRVTLDHIIEDALVVSFRLGEKLFSGVLMDLSKRFDIKSSFCLIPEDAMASHSLPSSWFGPHGIPVTIFPKREYKDKPEAMQLQSKPFQDEAQVKCESNAAVPDDSSLTQPSEPSLAKSLWTSKPPPLFHEGAPYPPPLFIRDTYNQSIPQPPPRKIKRPKRKMYREEPTSIMNAIKLRPRQVLCDKCKNSVVAEKKEIKKGGNASDSSKYEDNKKRRNESVTTVNKKLKTDHKVDGKSQNESQKRNAVVKVSNIAHSRSRVVKVTAQANTSKAQLNTKKVLQSKNMDHAKAREVLKMAKEKAQKKQSATSSSKNAHSKVHFTRRLQNTSSGSLPPRLRLKPQRYRNEENDSSLKTGLEKIRSGKMATKPQSRCSSTRSAAQRH, encoded by the exons atggcGGCTATGGCTGCGGAGGCGGCGGCGACTGCAGCGGTGCCGGGCGATGGGGGGGCGGGCGAAGCCGAGCCCGAGATGGAGCCCATCCCGGGCAGCGAGGCCGGCGCGGACCCTCCTCCCGCCGTCACCGAGGCCGTGGAGTCGGCGGTGCCCGACGGGGAGGAGGCCGACGGGGGAAAGGGTGCTCCCGGCGAGGCCGAGGAGCCGCCGCCCGTGCAGCTCGCCCGGAGCCCGGCCGGGACGCGGGAGCCGGAAGCCGAAAGGACGGAGACGCCGCCGCCCTCCAGCCCGGAGGTGGGTTCGCCGCAGGCCGAGCTCCGGGGAGCGGTCAGCCCGGAGCCCGAGGAGCGGCCGCAGCCctgcccgccgcccgccgcgcATCCCCAACTTCTCGAGGAGCGGCCGCAGCCCTGCCCTACGGCTGCCGGGGGCTCCGTGAAGCGGGAGCCCGGGGAGGAGCCGTCCCGgccggaggaggaggagccgGATGCTGCCGCCGCTGCGGAGCCCGAGCGCCCGCTGCCCGCGGCCCCGACCGGGGGGGAGGCGGAGGCGCCGCTGCTGCCCGGCTCCGAGGTGCGGGTCACCCTGGATCACATCATCGAGGACGCCCTGGTGGTCTCGTTCCGGCTGGGAGAGAAGCTGTTCTCCGGGGTCCTCATGGACCTCTCGAAAAG GTTTGATATAAAAAGTAGCTTCTGCCTCATCCCAGAAGATGCTATGGCTTCCCACTCATTACCTTCCAGTTG GTTTGGACCTCACGGAATCCCTGTGACCATATTTCCTAAAAGGGAATACAAGGATAAACCCGAAGCCATGCAGCTCCAAAGTAAACCATTCCAAGATGAGGCACAGGTGAAGTGTGAATCTAATGCTGCAGTCCCAGATGACTCTTCTCTCACGCAGCCATCAGAACCAAGCTTAGCTAAAAGCCTATGGACTTCTAAACCACCTCCTCTCTTCCATGAGGGAGCGCCATATCCTCCTCCTTTGTTTATCAGGGACACGTATAACCAGTCAATACCTCAGCCTCCGCCCCGGAAAATTAAGCGGCCCAAGCGTAAAATGTACAGGGAGGAACCCACTTCTATTATGAATGCTATCAAACTACGACCCCGACAGGTCTTATGTGACAAGTGCAAAAACAGTGTTGTTGcggaaaaaaaggaaataaaaaaaggtgGCAATGCAAGTGACTCTTCAAAATACGAGGATAATAAAAAACGAAGAAACGAGAGCGTGACTACTGTGAATAAAAAACTTAAGACTGACCACAAGGTGGATGGAAAAAGCCAAAATGAAAGCCAGAAAAGGAATGCTGTGGTCAAGGTTTCAAATATTgcccacagcagaagcagagtaGTTAAAGTTACTGCACAAGCAAATACTTCAAAAGCGCagttaaatacaaaaaaagttCTCCAGAGCAAAAACATGGATCATGCAAAAGCTCGGGAAGTCTTGAAAATGGCCAAAGAAAAGGCACAAAAGAAGCAGAGTGCAACCTCCTCTTCCAAAAATGCACATTCAAAGGTCCACTTCACACGGCGTCTTCAGAACACCAGCTCAGGTTCCCTCCCGCCCCGATTGCGTTTAAAGCCACAAAGATATCGGAATGAAGAAAATGACTCTTCTCTCAAGACAGGACTTGAGAAAATACGGAGTGGCAAGATGGCAACTAAGCCGCAGTCTCGCTGCTCCTCCACCCGCTCAGCAG
- the PWWP2A gene encoding PWWP domain-containing protein 2A isoform X2 translates to MAAMAAEAAATAAVPGDGGAGEAEPEMEPIPGSEAGADPPPAVTEAVESAVPDGEEADGGKGAPGEAEEPPPVQLARSPAGTREPEAERTETPPPSSPEVGSPQAELRGAVSPEPEERPQPCPPPAAHPQLLEERPQPCPTAAGGSVKREPGEEPSRPEEEEPDAAAAAEPERPLPAAPTGGEAEAPLLPGSEVRVTLDHIIEDALVVSFRLGEKLFSGVLMDLSKRFGPHGIPVTIFPKREYKDKPEAMQLQSKPFQDEAQVKCESNAAVPDDSSLTQPSEPSLAKSLWTSKPPPLFHEGAPYPPPLFIRDTYNQSIPQPPPRKIKRPKRKMYREEPTSIMNAIKLRPRQVLCDKCKNSVVAEKKEIKKGGNASDSSKYEDNKKRRNESVTTVNKKLKTDHKVDGKSQNESQKRNAVVKVSNIAHSRSRVVKVTAQANTSKAQLNTKKVLQSKNMDHAKAREVLKMAKEKAQKKQSATSSSKNAHSKVHFTRRLQNTSSGSLPPRLRLKPQRYRNEENDSSLKTGLEKIRSGKMATKPQSRCSSTRSAGEAPSENQSPSKGPEEASSEVQDTSEVHVTVDQDEHQTLGKRGSKSNITVYMTLNQKKSDSSSASVCSSDSTDDLKSTNSECSSTESFDFPPGSMHAPSSSSSSSKEEKKLSNSLKMKVFSKKVSKCITPDGRTICVGDIVWAKIYGFPWWPARILTITVSRKDNGLLVRQEACISWFGSPTTSILALSQLSPFLENFQSRFNKKRKGLYRKAVTEAAKAAKQLTPEVRALLTQFET, encoded by the exons atggcGGCTATGGCTGCGGAGGCGGCGGCGACTGCAGCGGTGCCGGGCGATGGGGGGGCGGGCGAAGCCGAGCCCGAGATGGAGCCCATCCCGGGCAGCGAGGCCGGCGCGGACCCTCCTCCCGCCGTCACCGAGGCCGTGGAGTCGGCGGTGCCCGACGGGGAGGAGGCCGACGGGGGAAAGGGTGCTCCCGGCGAGGCCGAGGAGCCGCCGCCCGTGCAGCTCGCCCGGAGCCCGGCCGGGACGCGGGAGCCGGAAGCCGAAAGGACGGAGACGCCGCCGCCCTCCAGCCCGGAGGTGGGTTCGCCGCAGGCCGAGCTCCGGGGAGCGGTCAGCCCGGAGCCCGAGGAGCGGCCGCAGCCctgcccgccgcccgccgcgcATCCCCAACTTCTCGAGGAGCGGCCGCAGCCCTGCCCTACGGCTGCCGGGGGCTCCGTGAAGCGGGAGCCCGGGGAGGAGCCGTCCCGgccggaggaggaggagccgGATGCTGCCGCCGCTGCGGAGCCCGAGCGCCCGCTGCCCGCGGCCCCGACCGGGGGGGAGGCGGAGGCGCCGCTGCTGCCCGGCTCCGAGGTGCGGGTCACCCTGGATCACATCATCGAGGACGCCCTGGTGGTCTCGTTCCGGCTGGGAGAGAAGCTGTTCTCCGGGGTCCTCATGGACCTCTCGAAAAG GTTTGGACCTCACGGAATCCCTGTGACCATATTTCCTAAAAGGGAATACAAGGATAAACCCGAAGCCATGCAGCTCCAAAGTAAACCATTCCAAGATGAGGCACAGGTGAAGTGTGAATCTAATGCTGCAGTCCCAGATGACTCTTCTCTCACGCAGCCATCAGAACCAAGCTTAGCTAAAAGCCTATGGACTTCTAAACCACCTCCTCTCTTCCATGAGGGAGCGCCATATCCTCCTCCTTTGTTTATCAGGGACACGTATAACCAGTCAATACCTCAGCCTCCGCCCCGGAAAATTAAGCGGCCCAAGCGTAAAATGTACAGGGAGGAACCCACTTCTATTATGAATGCTATCAAACTACGACCCCGACAGGTCTTATGTGACAAGTGCAAAAACAGTGTTGTTGcggaaaaaaaggaaataaaaaaaggtgGCAATGCAAGTGACTCTTCAAAATACGAGGATAATAAAAAACGAAGAAACGAGAGCGTGACTACTGTGAATAAAAAACTTAAGACTGACCACAAGGTGGATGGAAAAAGCCAAAATGAAAGCCAGAAAAGGAATGCTGTGGTCAAGGTTTCAAATATTgcccacagcagaagcagagtaGTTAAAGTTACTGCACAAGCAAATACTTCAAAAGCGCagttaaatacaaaaaaagttCTCCAGAGCAAAAACATGGATCATGCAAAAGCTCGGGAAGTCTTGAAAATGGCCAAAGAAAAGGCACAAAAGAAGCAGAGTGCAACCTCCTCTTCCAAAAATGCACATTCAAAGGTCCACTTCACACGGCGTCTTCAGAACACCAGCTCAGGTTCCCTCCCGCCCCGATTGCGTTTAAAGCCACAAAGATATCGGAATGAAGAAAATGACTCTTCTCTCAAGACAGGACTTGAGAAAATACGGAGTGGCAAGATGGCAACTAAGCCGCAGTCTCGCTGCTCCTCCACCCGCTCAGCAGGTGAGGCCCCTTCAGAAAATCAGAGCCCCTCAAAAGGCCCTGAAGAGGCCAGCAGTGAGGTTCAGGACACAAGTGAAGTGCATGTAACTGTTGATCAGGATGAACACCAGACATTGGGCAAGAGAGGCAGCAAAAGCAATATAACGGTTTACATGACCCTTAATCAAAAGAAATCTGACTCTTCCAGTGCATCAGTTTGTAGTAGCGATAGCACAGATGATTTGAAATCTACCAACTCTGAGTGTAGCTCTACTGAAAGCTTTGATTTTCCTCCAGGCAGCATGCATGcaccttcttcctcctcctcctcttcgaaggaagagaaaaagctcAGTAAttccttgaaaatgaaagtcttttccaaaaaaGTCTCTAAATGCATTACACCAGATGGCAGGACCATATGTGTAGGGGACATTGTTTGGGCCAAAATTTATGGCTTCCCTTGGTGGCCAGCCCGTATCCTGACCATAACCGTGAGCCGGAAAGATAATGGTCTTTTAGTTCGACAGGAGGCTTGTATATCATGGTTTGGGTCCCCAACAACGTCTATTCTTGCTCTTTCACAACTGTCCCCCTTTTTAGAGAACTTCCAGTCGCGCTTTAATAAGAAGAGAAAGGGTCTTTACCGCAAGGCCGTCACAGAGGCAGCTAAGGCTGCTAAGCAGCTGACTCCCGAAGTTCGGGCCCTGCTGACACAGTTTGAAACGTGA